The Neodiprion virginianus isolate iyNeoVirg1 chromosome 5, iyNeoVirg1.1, whole genome shotgun sequence genome contains a region encoding:
- the LOC124305589 gene encoding putative uncharacterized protein DDB_G0290521 produces MLWNTACRIRGVLALIVGDSKSDTLHTAALKEPGFPIPGPDPDPTRIPTPDPSTTPTSDPTPYPTRDPSPDPTPDPTPTTPTTSTSTPISTPIPDPTPNPTPDPTPDPTTSPTSDPTPDPTRDPSPDPTSDPTRDPTPDPTPTPTSDPTSTSTSVLTPNPTPTPTSDPPPDPTTPTLLNII; encoded by the exons ATGCTTTGGAATACCGCTTGTAGAATTAGAGGTGTTCTCGCTCTAATCGTCGGTGATTCTAAGTCTGATACTCTTCACACAGCAGCTCTGAAGGAGCCCGGGTTCC CCATCCCTGGTCCTGATCCTGATCCTACTCGTattcctactcctgatcctagTACCACTCCTActtctgatcctactcctTATCCTACTCGTGATCCTTcccctgatcctactcctgatcctactcctactacTCCCActacttctacttctactcctatttCTACACCCAtccctgatcctactcctaatcctactcctgatcctactcccGATCCTACTACCAGTCCGActtctgatcctactcctgatcctactcgTGATCCTtctcctgatcctacttctgATCCTACTCgtgatcctactcctgatcccaCTCCCACTCCTACATCTGATCCTACTTCCACTTCTACTTCTGTTCTTACTCCTAATCCTACTCCCACTCCTACTTCCGATCCTCCTCCTGATCCTACTACTCCTACtctattaaatattatataa